In Bacteroidota bacterium, the DNA window AAAAAAAGAATACTGCTGAATAACATTCACGGTGTGGATATCGACACAAACGCCGTGGAGGTGACGAAGCTGAGCCTGTTGCTCAAATGCCTCGAAGGCGAAACCGAAGCATCTATCAAACAGCAGCTTTCACTCTGGCACGAACGTGTGCTGCCTACACTTGAAAATAACATTAAAAGCGGCAACAGCCTCATCGACACCGACTATTATGATGCACAACTGGATTTCGGAGAAGATAAAAAGATCAAACCATTCAACTGGCCAAAAACATTTCCGCAAGTGTTTCAGCAGGGTGGATTTGATGTAGTGATAGGGAATCCGCCTTATGTGCGGCAGGAGCTCCTTGGCGAACAAAAACGGTATTTTGAAACACATTATGGTGTGTATCATGGTGTGGCCGATCTTTATAGCTATTTCATTGAAAAAGGTATCGGCCTCCTGAATGAAAAAGGATTGTTCGGAATAATTGTTGCCAATAAGTGGATGCGGGCAAATTATGGCGAGCCATTGCGCAAATGGCTGAAAAAACATAATATAATTGAGATCATTGATTTTGGCGACCTTCCTGTTTTTGAAAATGTTACCACATATCCCTGCATACTAATTTGCAGTGAAATACCAGGTACTAATCCAATTAAAGTTACCAATGTAAAAACATTAGAGTTCTTGAGTCTGAACAGTTATATTGAGGCAGAAAACATTATGGTTGATCAGGATTTACTGGAAGACAGCGGTTGGAACCTTTCGTCACAGCAAGAACTAAACATTTTAAAGAAGATTCAATCAGCCGGAATTCCTTTAGGTCAATATGTAAAAGGGGCAATCTATTATGGGATTAAGACCGGCTTAAATGAAGCCTTTGTAATAGATGAAGTAACGAAAAACAGGCTGATTGAGGAGGATGAACGCAGCGCAGAGATCATAAAACCTTTCCTTGCCGGGCGTGATATTAAACGATATCAAACACCAAAAAGCGATAAATATTTGATTTTCACAAAGAGAGGGATTGATATTAATAAATTTCCTGCGATCAAGCATCATCTTGAAAAGTTCAAAAAGCAACTAATGCCCAAACCTGATGACTTCATAGGAGAGAAATGGGAGGGACGTAAACCGGGTAGTTATAAATGGTATGAAATCCAGGATGCGATTGATTATTATGAGGAATTTGAGAAGCCCAAAATAATAATACCCGCCATTGTCAAAGCGGCGTCTTACGCAATTGATTATCAACGATTTTATTCGAATGACAAAACAAGCATTGTTCAAACTGAGGATTTATTTCTTTTGGGGATTCTTAATTCAAAACCTTGTGATTACTTGTTGAAATCAATCGCTTCAACCAAACAAAATGGGTATTTTGAGTATAAACCCATGTATATCTCCAAATTATCTGTCCCAAAAGCACAACAAAATCGACATGCAGAAATTATTAAATTGGTGGACACGATGTTACACCTCAACCAAGAGCTTCAAACCACCAAGCATCCCGACAGGATTGCACAAATAAAGGCGCACATTGACCATACGGATGAGCGGATCAATAAGCTGGTGTATGAGCTGTATGGGTTGACGGAAGAGGAAATAAAAATTATTGAAGGATAACAAAGGAAAGATTGTTACTGCATAGATATTTTATGCCCAGAAATTGACTTTGACAAATACATGCCCAGTTTAAAGCCTTTAAAATCGATTCTGTTACCTCTTCATATTGTTAAAAACTTTATTTGTGGCTTTATGAATACAAACCATGATACGATTTATAAATACGTCAATTGCTATGATGGACTTCGCCTTTTATATAAGAAATCCCTGAAATTTTCAAAATCTAAAAATTTTAACGACCCATTTGATTGTTATGTTTATCTGATTGATTTTAAACCCCAAGATGTTAAAGATGTTAAAGAAATTGTAGATAGAAAGGCAAATATCCTTGACCCAGATGAAATAGGACTCACTCATCAACAATTAATGGAAAAATGGAACCAGGAAGGAATTCTTTCACCTAATAATAAAGTTTTCAATTCTATTCTTGAGCCCACTCCGAAAAGTAATCATTTTGGACTAAAGTCCTGTAACTAACTGGTTATCAATTACCACGGTCTTAAGGC includes these proteins:
- a CDS encoding Eco57I restriction-modification methylase domain-containing protein; its protein translation is MTSKEQSYSHIKILVERFDEQLGSYKSGSYNETLTRRDFIDPFFKALGWDIDNEQGYAEAYREVIHEDKVKVGGATKAPDYSFRLGGGKRLFFVEAKKPSIVIKDDVAVAYQIRRYGWSAKLPISIITDFEEFAVYDCTVKPERNDKVSTARIKYITYKDYLSEFDFLWDIFSKERVLRGSFDRFVQSSKQKKGTATVDREFLLSLDSWRKYLATSISWNNKNLDEDEINYVVQQTINRIIFLRIAEDRGVEPYGQLKEAIQQKGDLYRNLFYFFRKANEKYNSGLFDFRKDILSPEVIVDNKVIKTIVSELYYPECPYEFSVLSVEILGSAYEQFLGKVIRLTPAHMAKIEEKPEVRKAGGVYYTPQYIVEYIVENTVGRLIQGKTPKEIAKLKIVDPACGSGSFLLGAYQFLLDYHLNYYTGDPSATKRRGTAGDVLTPDGRLTTDVKKRILLNNIHGVDIDTNAVEVTKLSLLLKCLEGETEASIKQQLSLWHERVLPTLENNIKSGNSLIDTDYYDAQLDFGEDKKIKPFNWPKTFPQVFQQGGFDVVIGNPPYVRQELLGEQKRYFETHYGVYHGVADLYSYFIEKGIGLLNEKGLFGIIVANKWMRANYGEPLRKWLKKHNIIEIIDFGDLPVFENVTTYPCILICSEIPGTNPIKVTNVKTLEFLSLNSYIEAENIMVDQDLLEDSGWNLSSQQELNILKKIQSAGIPLGQYVKGAIYYGIKTGLNEAFVIDEVTKNRLIEEDERSAEIIKPFLAGRDIKRYQTPKSDKYLIFTKRGIDINKFPAIKHHLEKFKKQLMPKPDDFIGEKWEGRKPGSYKWYEIQDAIDYYEEFEKPKIIIPAIVKAASYAIDYQRFYSNDKTSIVQTEDLFLLGILNSKPCDYLLKSIASTKQNGYFEYKPMYISKLSVPKAQQNRHAEIIKLVDTMLHLNQELQTTKHPDRIAQIKAHIDHTDERINKLVYELYGLTEEEIKIIEG